A region of Bradyrhizobium sp. SZCCHNS1050 DNA encodes the following proteins:
- a CDS encoding type II and III secretion system protein family protein produces the protein MTCSENQRKMRTLLVRALSFSAAAALTLNPAIAPVIAADYRPATAAAAADGQINARFLALGIGKSVVIDLPRDIKDVLVADPKIANAVVRSSQRAYIIGAAIGQTNIVFFDAQGQQIAAYDIAVKRDLNGARAALKQLLPNADIQIEGLADSIVLTGSASSQIEAQQAGELAARLAGGADKVVNSITVRGRDQVMLKVTVAEVQRSVVKQLGIDLSGQLNYGTAVVKFANSNPFTAYGSNLVSNNAVTAALGGATPTVQATLRAMENAGVIRTLAEPNLTAISGESATFIAGGEFPVPAGYSCDPTTHVCTTQISFKKFGISLNFTPVVLSEGRISMRVMTEVSELSNENSITLSQAVSSTTVNSLTVPSIKTRRAETTLEIPSGGAMAMAGLIQQQTKQAISGMPGLMQLPVLGALFRSRDYVNNQTELMVLVTPFVVRAVAQKDLSRPDDGFAAASDPQADLLGSINRIYGVPGRVEPGRNYRGTYGFITD, from the coding sequence ATGACCTGCAGCGAAAATCAGCGTAAGATGCGGACCCTGCTGGTCCGCGCGCTGTCGTTTTCGGCCGCCGCTGCGCTGACCCTCAATCCGGCGATCGCGCCGGTGATCGCGGCAGACTATCGCCCGGCGACTGCAGCCGCCGCCGCGGACGGCCAGATCAATGCACGTTTCCTTGCGCTCGGCATCGGCAAGTCCGTCGTCATCGATCTGCCGCGCGACATCAAGGACGTTCTTGTCGCTGATCCGAAGATCGCGAATGCCGTCGTGCGCTCCTCTCAGCGCGCCTACATCATTGGTGCGGCGATCGGTCAGACGAATATCGTCTTCTTCGACGCGCAGGGCCAGCAGATCGCGGCCTACGACATCGCGGTCAAGCGCGACCTGAACGGCGCCCGGGCGGCGCTGAAGCAGTTGCTGCCGAATGCCGATATCCAGATCGAGGGCCTCGCCGACAGCATCGTGCTGACCGGCTCGGCGTCGAGCCAGATCGAAGCCCAGCAGGCCGGCGAACTGGCCGCCCGGCTCGCCGGCGGCGCCGACAAGGTCGTCAACTCGATCACCGTGCGCGGCCGGGACCAGGTGATGCTGAAGGTGACGGTCGCCGAGGTGCAGCGCTCGGTCGTCAAGCAGCTTGGCATCGATCTCTCCGGCCAGCTCAACTACGGAACTGCTGTCGTCAAATTCGCGAACTCCAATCCGTTCACCGCCTACGGTAGCAATCTCGTCTCCAACAACGCCGTGACCGCAGCGTTGGGCGGGGCGACCCCGACGGTGCAGGCGACACTGCGCGCCATGGAGAACGCGGGCGTGATCCGTACGCTCGCCGAACCCAATCTGACCGCCATCTCGGGCGAGTCCGCGACCTTCATCGCCGGCGGCGAGTTTCCGGTTCCCGCCGGTTACTCCTGTGATCCGACGACCCATGTCTGTACGACGCAGATCAGCTTCAAGAAGTTCGGCATCTCGCTCAACTTCACGCCCGTCGTGCTCAGCGAGGGCCGGATCTCGATGCGGGTGATGACCGAGGTCTCGGAGCTCTCAAACGAGAACTCGATCACGCTGTCGCAAGCCGTCAGCTCGACGACGGTCAACTCGTTGACGGTTCCATCGATCAAGACCCGGCGCGCCGAGACCACGCTCGAAATTCCCTCCGGCGGCGCCATGGCGATGGCCGGCCTGATCCAGCAGCAGACCAAGCAGGCGATCAGCGGCATGCCGGGCCTGATGCAGCTGCCGGTCCTCGGCGCGCTGTTCCGCAGCCGCGACTACGTCAACAACCAGACCGAACTGATGGTTCTGGTGACGCCGTTCGTCGTCCGCGCCGTGGCACAGAAGGATCTCTCCCGCCCAGACGACGGCTTTGCGGCCGCGTCCGACCCCCAGGCCGATCTCCTGGGTAGCATCAACCGCATCTACGGCGTACCCGGCCGGGTCGAACCCGGACGCAACTATCGCGGCACCTATGGCTTCATCACGGACTGA
- the cpaB gene encoding Flp pilus assembly protein CpaB, protein MNTARIVVLTIAVGAGGVAAYLASGSDDRPAQVAAPAPQMPTVDVLVAKGDIALGQSLKPEDLQWQSWPAATASASFIRRNERPEGQTQITGTIARAPFIAGEPIREQKLVKADGSGFMAAILPAGMRAVSTEISPETGAGGFILPNDRVDVILSKRERNPDQPNAGDVVSSDIILSNIRVLAIDQAPKEKDGQTTVVGKTVTLELKPEQAETLARARQTGTLSLALRSIADVNVAERRTDETSRKRSDSVAVVRFGIPSTMTTQK, encoded by the coding sequence ATGAATACCGCACGCATTGTGGTTCTGACCATCGCTGTAGGCGCTGGCGGCGTGGCCGCATATCTCGCGAGCGGGTCCGACGACCGGCCGGCTCAAGTCGCCGCGCCCGCGCCGCAGATGCCGACCGTCGACGTTCTCGTCGCCAAGGGCGACATCGCCCTCGGCCAATCCCTCAAGCCCGAAGATCTGCAGTGGCAGAGCTGGCCGGCGGCCACGGCTAGTGCCAGCTTCATCCGCCGCAACGAGCGGCCTGAAGGACAGACGCAGATAACCGGCACGATCGCGCGGGCGCCGTTCATTGCCGGCGAGCCCATCCGCGAACAAAAGCTCGTCAAGGCCGACGGCTCGGGCTTCATGGCCGCGATCCTGCCGGCCGGCATGCGCGCCGTTTCCACCGAGATTTCTCCGGAGACCGGCGCCGGCGGCTTCATCCTGCCGAACGACCGCGTCGACGTGATCCTGTCCAAGCGCGAACGCAATCCGGATCAGCCCAACGCGGGCGACGTCGTCAGCTCCGATATCATCCTGTCGAACATCCGTGTGCTGGCGATCGATCAGGCCCCCAAGGAAAAGGACGGCCAGACCACGGTGGTCGGCAAGACCGTCACGCTGGAGCTGAAGCCGGAACAGGCCGAGACGCTCGCGCGTGCCCGTCAAACCGGAACGCTGTCCCTGGCGCTCCGCAGCATCGCCGACGTCAACGTGGCCGAGCGCCGCACGGACGAGACCAGCCGCAAGCGCAGCGACAGCGTTGCCGTCGTCCGCTTCGGCATTCCCAGCACGATGACGACGCAGAAGTGA
- a CDS encoding prepilin peptidase, translating into MTLDLARLLLFPALMAFAAASDLFTMTISNRVSLALVAGFLVLAPLSGMSMADMLMHLGAGATLLVIAFSCFAFGWIGGGDAKVASAAALWFGFAHLMNYLLYASIFGGVLTLALMQFRQWPLPYMLAGQPWLARLHAKESGVPYGIALALGALMVYPETDWVKAIDAARLALL; encoded by the coding sequence ATGACCCTCGATCTCGCGCGCCTTCTGCTGTTTCCGGCCCTGATGGCCTTTGCCGCGGCGAGCGACCTGTTCACGATGACCATTTCGAACCGGGTCTCCCTGGCGCTCGTCGCCGGCTTCCTGGTTCTGGCGCCGCTGAGCGGGATGAGCATGGCTGACATGCTGATGCATCTGGGCGCGGGCGCGACCCTGCTGGTGATTGCTTTCAGCTGCTTTGCATTCGGCTGGATCGGCGGCGGTGACGCCAAGGTCGCATCCGCCGCCGCCCTGTGGTTCGGCTTCGCCCACCTGATGAACTACCTGTTGTACGCCTCGATCTTCGGCGGCGTGCTCACCCTCGCCCTCATGCAGTTCCGGCAATGGCCGTTGCCCTACATGCTGGCGGGGCAACCCTGGCTTGCACGCCTGCACGCCAAGGAGAGCGGCGTGCCCTATGGCATCGCGCTCGCCCTGGGCGCTCTGATGGTCTATCCGGAGACCGATTGGGTGAAGGCGATCGACGCCGCGCGCCTTGCATTGCTCTGA
- a CDS encoding Flp family type IVb pilin: protein MKNLLARFVKDESGATAIEYGLIAAGISLAIIAAVNGLGSSLSSKFGAINTSLK from the coding sequence ATGAAGAATCTTCTTGCTCGCTTCGTGAAGGATGAATCCGGCGCGACCGCGATCGAATACGGTCTGATCGCCGCCGGCATCTCGCTCGCGATCATTGCCGCGGTGAACGGTCTCGGCTCCAGCCTGAGCTCCAAGTTCGGCGCGATCAACACCTCGCTGAAGTAA
- a CDS encoding sterol desaturase family protein, producing the protein MSGLPWEVALMLGQTIEKVLPITLMLAVVFSVLSHFWACNPGKPWWQKRELVTDVVYWFFVPVFARVLRIGFLVLGASVVFKIRDADELIAFYENGHGPLAQLPEWLQGGLFLVLSDFMLYWTHRLFHGGEFWKYHAVHHSSEDLEWISAARFHPINLILGTIAVDVILLMAGISPNVMIWVGPFTTFHSAFVHANLNWTLGPLKYVLATPVFHRWHHTSMEQGGNTNFAGTFPIWDILFGTFRMPEGQLPMAYGKDEATMPGEFGGQLAFPFRR; encoded by the coding sequence ATGTCCGGTCTGCCATGGGAAGTCGCGCTGATGCTCGGCCAGACCATCGAGAAGGTGTTGCCGATCACCTTGATGCTGGCAGTGGTGTTCTCGGTGCTCAGTCACTTCTGGGCCTGCAATCCCGGCAAGCCGTGGTGGCAGAAGCGCGAGCTCGTCACCGACGTGGTCTACTGGTTCTTCGTGCCGGTGTTCGCGCGGGTGCTCCGCATCGGCTTTCTCGTGCTCGGCGCCAGCGTTGTCTTCAAGATCCGCGACGCCGACGAGTTGATCGCCTTCTATGAAAACGGGCACGGCCCGCTGGCGCAGCTTCCCGAATGGCTGCAGGGGGGGCTCTTCCTCGTGCTCTCCGACTTCATGCTGTACTGGACGCATCGTCTGTTCCATGGCGGCGAGTTCTGGAAATACCACGCGGTTCACCATTCGTCGGAGGATCTCGAGTGGATTTCGGCGGCCCGCTTCCATCCGATCAACCTGATCCTCGGCACGATCGCGGTCGACGTCATCCTCTTGATGGCCGGCATCTCGCCCAACGTCATGATCTGGGTCGGACCGTTCACGACGTTCCATTCGGCCTTCGTCCACGCCAATCTCAACTGGACGCTGGGCCCGCTGAAATATGTCCTCGCCACACCCGTCTTCCATCGCTGGCACCACACGTCGATGGAGCAGGGCGGCAACACCAATTTCGCCGGCACGTTCCCGATCTGGGACATCCTGTTCGGCACGTTTCGGATGCCGGAGGGGCAGTTGCCCATGGCCTACGGCAAGGACGAGGCGACGATGCCCGGTGAGTTCGGCGGTCAGCTCGCCTTTCCGTTCCGAAGATGA
- a CDS encoding pilus assembly protein N-terminal domain-containing protein — translation MSFFVSCRPSVSFALRAAVAAVLLWPAAVSAEPDPAIAVNVDQAKLVKLPDRVATLVVGNPMIADVTLQSGGIIVVTGKSYGATNFIAMDRGGQVLIDRQIQVAGPTDQLVTVYRGVDRETYSCMPICQRRVTLGDGDNYFKSVLDQAGTMSSTASGNAAAASKTN, via the coding sequence ATGTCGTTCTTTGTGTCGTGTCGTCCTAGTGTTTCCTTCGCATTGCGGGCGGCCGTCGCCGCGGTGCTGCTGTGGCCGGCTGCCGTCTCGGCGGAGCCTGATCCCGCCATCGCCGTGAATGTCGACCAGGCCAAGCTGGTCAAGTTGCCCGACCGGGTCGCGACGCTCGTCGTCGGCAATCCGATGATCGCCGATGTGACCTTGCAGAGCGGCGGCATCATCGTCGTCACCGGCAAGAGCTACGGTGCCACCAACTTCATTGCGATGGATCGCGGCGGACAGGTGCTGATCGATCGCCAGATCCAGGTCGCCGGACCCACCGACCAGCTCGTGACGGTGTATCGGGGCGTCGATCGTGAGACCTATAGCTGCATGCCGATCTGCCAGCGCCGGGTGACCTTGGGCGACGGCGACAACTACTTCAAATCGGTGCTCGACCAGGCTGGAACGATGTCCAGCACGGCGAGCGGCAACGCGGCAGCGGCCTCGAAGACCAACTGA
- a CDS encoding TadE/TadG family type IV pilus assembly protein: MQAPVSLTASMRRLLRRFRRNRRASAALEFALVAPVFFALLFAIIETALMFFAGQVLETITQDSARMILTGQAQQGAYTQSQFASYVCTQVPALFDCNKIYIDVKSYSSFGSVSISNQIDNSGNFVNNMTYSPGAAGDIVVVRLFYQWPIFVTGLGYNIANLSGSKRLLVGTAAFKNEPYS; the protein is encoded by the coding sequence ATGCAAGCCCCCGTCTCCTTGACCGCTTCGATGCGCCGGCTGTTGCGCCGCTTCCGGCGTAACCGGCGGGCATCGGCCGCGCTCGAATTCGCGCTGGTCGCGCCGGTCTTCTTTGCGCTGCTGTTCGCGATCATCGAAACGGCGCTGATGTTCTTTGCCGGCCAGGTGCTCGAGACGATCACGCAGGACTCGGCGCGCATGATCCTGACCGGACAGGCGCAACAGGGCGCCTATACGCAGTCGCAGTTCGCGAGTTACGTCTGCACCCAGGTTCCCGCGCTGTTCGACTGCAACAAGATCTATATCGACGTGAAGAGCTACTCCTCGTTCGGGAGCGTCTCCATCAGCAACCAGATCGACAACAGCGGCAACTTCGTCAACAACATGACCTACAGCCCGGGCGCGGCCGGAGACATCGTCGTCGTCAGGCTGTTCTATCAATGGCCGATCTTCGTGACGGGGCTCGGCTACAACATCGCCAATCTGAGCGGCAGTAAGCGCCTGCTGGTGGGTACGGCCGCATTCAAGAACGAGCCGTATTCATAA
- a CDS encoding TadE/TadG family type IV pilus assembly protein, with protein MSSSLRLWRRIDAFAADCRGVAATEFAFIVPLMLVMFFGTVEFCSAIAVDRKVTLMARTLSDLTSQSTSVGDSDMSNFFAASTGIMYPYSTTPVNATITELYVDPTTKQATVKWSKGSTPRTVGMTVGVPAELLVSGTYLIFSEVNYQYVPTIGYVMGKTGVNLSDVAYTRPRQSTCVMYSPATSC; from the coding sequence ATGTCTTCGAGCCTGCGCCTGTGGCGTCGCATCGACGCCTTCGCTGCCGATTGTCGCGGTGTCGCGGCCACCGAGTTCGCATTCATCGTGCCGCTGATGCTGGTGATGTTCTTCGGCACGGTCGAATTCTGCTCGGCCATCGCCGTCGACCGCAAGGTCACCCTGATGGCGCGCACCCTGTCGGATCTGACCTCGCAATCGACCTCGGTTGGCGACAGCGACATGTCGAACTTCTTCGCCGCCTCGACCGGCATCATGTACCCGTATTCCACGACGCCGGTGAATGCGACGATCACCGAGCTCTATGTCGATCCCACCACCAAGCAGGCGACGGTGAAGTGGAGCAAGGGATCGACGCCGCGAACCGTCGGCATGACGGTCGGCGTGCCGGCTGAATTGCTGGTGTCCGGCACCTATCTGATCTTCAGCGAGGTGAACTACCAGTACGTTCCGACGATCGGCTACGTCATGGGCAAGACGGGCGTCAATCTCAGCGACGTCGCCTATACCCGCCCGCGGCAGTCGACCTGTGTGATGTATAGCCCGGCGACTTCCTGCTGA
- a CDS encoding cold-shock protein, whose protein sequence is MSMGTVKWFNATKGYGFIQPDDGGNDVFVHISAVERAGLGTLREGQKISYEIVADRRSGKSSADNLRAAN, encoded by the coding sequence GTGAGCATGGGAACCGTGAAGTGGTTTAACGCAACCAAGGGCTATGGCTTCATTCAGCCGGACGACGGCGGCAACGACGTGTTCGTGCACATCAGCGCCGTCGAGCGCGCTGGTCTCGGCACGCTGCGGGAAGGCCAGAAGATCTCCTACGAGATCGTGGCGGACCGCCGTTCGGGCAAGTCGTCGGCCGACAATCTCCGCGCCGCCAATTGA
- the infA gene encoding translation initiation factor IF-1, with protein sequence MAKEELIQFEGLVTEILPDARYRVQLDAGHEIVAYTAGKMKKNRIKTLAGDRVTVEMSPYDLEKGRLIFRHKDERASSPGGPPRGAAQRGGQFRRR encoded by the coding sequence ATGGCTAAGGAAGAGCTGATCCAGTTCGAAGGGCTGGTCACCGAAATCCTTCCCGACGCACGCTATCGGGTACAACTCGACGCGGGGCACGAGATCGTCGCCTACACCGCGGGCAAGATGAAAAAGAATCGCATCAAGACGCTCGCGGGAGACCGCGTGACGGTCGAGATGTCGCCCTACGACCTCGAAAAGGGCCGGCTGATCTTCCGCCACAAGGACGAGCGTGCCAGCTCGCCCGGCGGTCCTCCGCGTGGCGCAGCGCAGCGCGGCGGCCAGTTCCGTCGGCGCTAG
- a CDS encoding DEAD/DEAH box helicase has protein sequence MTSFQDFNLADALTRALKEENYTTPTPIQAQTIPLALEGRDVIGIAQTGTGKTASFALPILHRLLQNRIKPQPKTARVLVLSPTRELSGQILDSFNTYGRHIRLSSALAIGGVPMGRQVRAIMPGLEVLVATPGRLLDLVQSNALKLTHVEFLVLDEADRMLDMGFINDIRKIVAKLPIKRQTLFFSATMPKDIAELADAMLRDPARVAVTPVSSTVERIAQRVIHVDHSAKPNLLAQLLKQEPVNRALVFTRTKHGADKVVKSLERAGIPAQAIHGNKSQNHRERTLAAFRTGEIRTLVATDIAARGIDVDGVSHVVNFDLPNVPETYVHRIGRTARAGAEGVAISLVAGSDELSYLRDIERLIKISLPRDDRRTPGLREAAAPAKPPQRGGRPGMQNARTNEGGTAAKGPRRHRRSNAKMASLPGNRQEPQRPSQGGGKAGSIQGVAFLHREGRPKNHAQNRNQRPN, from the coding sequence TTGACATCCTTCCAGGATTTTAACCTCGCCGACGCGCTGACGCGCGCGCTGAAGGAAGAGAACTACACCACCCCTACCCCGATCCAGGCCCAGACCATCCCGCTCGCGCTCGAAGGCCGCGACGTGATCGGCATCGCCCAGACGGGAACCGGCAAAACGGCCTCGTTTGCGCTGCCGATCCTGCACCGCTTGCTGCAGAACCGGATCAAGCCGCAGCCGAAGACGGCACGCGTGCTGGTGCTGAGCCCGACCCGCGAATTGTCGGGTCAGATCCTCGACAGCTTCAACACCTATGGCCGGCACATCCGGCTGAGCTCGGCGCTCGCGATCGGCGGCGTGCCGATGGGGCGCCAGGTCCGCGCTATCATGCCCGGCCTCGAAGTGCTGGTTGCCACCCCTGGCCGGTTGCTCGATCTGGTTCAGAGCAACGCTTTGAAGCTGACCCATGTCGAGTTCCTGGTGCTCGACGAAGCCGACCGCATGCTCGACATGGGCTTCATCAACGACATCCGGAAGATCGTGGCCAAGCTGCCGATCAAGCGGCAGACGCTGTTCTTCTCGGCCACCATGCCTAAGGACATCGCCGAGCTCGCGGACGCCATGCTGCGCGACCCCGCGCGGGTCGCGGTGACCCCCGTCTCCTCGACGGTCGAGCGCATTGCCCAGCGCGTCATCCACGTTGACCACTCGGCCAAGCCGAACCTTCTGGCTCAGTTGCTCAAGCAGGAGCCGGTCAACCGCGCGCTGGTGTTCACCCGCACCAAGCACGGCGCCGACAAGGTCGTGAAGAGCCTCGAAAGAGCCGGCATCCCCGCCCAGGCGATTCACGGCAACAAGTCGCAGAACCATCGCGAGCGCACCCTGGCGGCGTTCCGCACCGGCGAGATCCGAACCCTCGTCGCAACCGACATCGCGGCCCGCGGCATCGACGTCGACGGCGTCAGCCATGTCGTCAATTTCGACCTGCCGAACGTGCCCGAGACCTACGTCCACCGGATCGGCCGCACGGCGCGCGCCGGCGCCGAGGGCGTTGCGATTTCGCTCGTGGCCGGATCGGACGAGCTGTCCTACCTTCGCGACATCGAACGGCTGATCAAGATCTCGCTGCCGCGCGACGATCGCCGCACGCCCGGCCTCCGCGAGGCCGCTGCACCGGCCAAGCCGCCTCAGCGCGGTGGCCGTCCTGGCATGCAGAATGCGCGGACCAACGAGGGTGGCACCGCCGCAAAAGGCCCTCGCCGTCACCGTCGTTCCAATGCTAAGATGGCGTCTCTGCCAGGCAATCGTCAGGAGCCCCAGCGGCCGTCGCAAGGCGGCGGTAAGGCCGGGTCGATTCAAGGCGTTGCTTTCCTGCATCGCGAGGGCAGACCCAAAAACCACGCTCAAAACCGCAACCAACGGCCAAACTAG
- the urtA gene encoding urea ABC transporter substrate-binding protein — MLTRLTRELTAPFSRRRWLAAAAGLALGAAGFGPAKAADDTIKIGVLHSLSGTMAISETTLKDTILFLIDEQNKKGGVLGKKLEAVVVDPASNWPLFAEKARELITKDKVAVVFGCWTSVSRKSVLPVFKELNSILFYPVQYEGEESERNVFYTGAAPNQQAIPAVDYLMKEEKVKRWVLAGTDYVYPRTTNKILEAYLKSKGVAQDDIMINYTPFGHSDWQTIVADIKKFGSAGKKTAVVSTINGDANVPFYKELGNQGIKAKDIPVVAFSVGEEELAGIDTKPLVGHLAAWNYFESIKTPANEKFIKDWQAYTKNPKRVTNDPMEAHVIGFNMWVKAVEKVKSTDPDKVIDALPGTEAPNLTGGVSKMLPNHHITKPVFIGEIKGDGQFSVVYKTKDLVPGDAWSKELEGSKDLIGDWVGKKCGNFNVKTNKCLGSGS; from the coding sequence ATGCTTACTCGACTCACTCGGGAATTAACGGCGCCGTTCAGCCGCCGTCGCTGGCTGGCTGCTGCTGCCGGCCTGGCGCTCGGCGCAGCCGGCTTTGGCCCGGCCAAGGCCGCTGACGACACCATCAAGATTGGCGTTCTGCATTCTCTGTCCGGCACCATGGCCATCAGCGAGACCACGCTGAAGGACACGATCCTGTTCTTGATCGACGAACAGAACAAGAAGGGCGGCGTGCTCGGCAAGAAGCTCGAGGCCGTCGTGGTCGACCCCGCTTCGAACTGGCCGCTGTTCGCCGAGAAGGCGCGTGAGCTGATCACCAAGGACAAGGTCGCGGTCGTGTTCGGCTGCTGGACCTCGGTGTCGCGCAAGTCGGTGCTGCCAGTGTTCAAGGAGCTGAACAGCATCCTGTTCTACCCGGTCCAGTACGAAGGCGAGGAGAGCGAGCGCAACGTGTTCTACACCGGTGCGGCGCCGAACCAGCAGGCGATCCCGGCGGTCGACTACCTGATGAAGGAAGAGAAGGTGAAGCGCTGGGTGCTGGCCGGCACCGACTACGTCTATCCGCGCACCACCAACAAGATCCTCGAAGCCTACCTGAAGTCCAAGGGCGTGGCTCAGGACGACATCATGATCAACTACACGCCGTTCGGTCATTCCGACTGGCAGACCATCGTCGCCGACATCAAGAAGTTCGGCTCGGCCGGCAAGAAGACCGCCGTGGTCTCGACCATCAACGGCGACGCCAACGTTCCGTTCTACAAGGAGCTCGGCAACCAGGGCATCAAGGCCAAGGACATTCCGGTCGTCGCATTCTCGGTGGGTGAGGAAGAGCTCGCCGGCATCGACACCAAGCCGCTGGTCGGCCATCTCGCCGCCTGGAACTACTTCGAGTCGATCAAGACCCCGGCGAACGAGAAGTTCATCAAGGACTGGCAGGCCTACACCAAGAACCCGAAGCGCGTGACCAACGACCCGATGGAAGCGCATGTGATCGGCTTCAACATGTGGGTGAAGGCGGTGGAGAAGGTGAAGTCGACCGATCCGGACAAGGTCATCGACGCTCTCCCGGGCACCGAGGCGCCGAATCTGACCGGCGGCGTGTCGAAGATGCTGCCGAACCACCACATCACCAAGCCGGTGTTCATCGGCGAGATCAAGGGCGATGGCCAGTTCAGTGTCGTCTACAAGACCAAGGACCTCGTCCCCGGCGACGCCTGGTCGAAGGAGCTCGAGGGCTCGAAGGACCTGATCGGCGACTGGGTCGGCAAGAAGTGCGGCAATTTCAACGTCAAGACCAACAAGTGCCTGGGCTCGGGCTCCTGA
- the urtB gene encoding urea ABC transporter permease subunit UrtB yields the protein MPALFLAIIRRLLVLLALIAVSVPAFAASFEESVAKFANDDFSDTDEAVGEIAVSGNPLAFPIISALQDERLMFDADTKKVFIKQADGRIIDAATGAAVDKLPDNAAAVSLNNRLRRSVDAALGGLTLLSPDTNTRLTAARSVFKSHDEATLPTVESALAKETNRAVKQALTEARAAILLFKSDASEVDKLEAVATVRARGDQEALALLTEIGGADQPATVAKAAASAISSIQSSLAIWSGVQNAWYGLSLGSVLLLAAIGLAITFGVMGVINMAHGEMVMLGAYTTFVVQEVIRTRYPALFDYSLLIAVPLAFLVAGAIGVLIERTIIRFLYGRPLETLLATWGLSLILQQAVRTAFGPTNREVGNPSWMSGAFELGQITITYNRLWILCFTMAVFAILLAMLRYTALGLEMRAVTQNRRMAASMGIATSRVDALTFGLGSGIAGIAGVALSQIDNVSPNLGQSYIIDSFMVVVFGGVGNLWGTLVGAFTLGIANKFLEPVAGAVLGKIAILVLIILFIQKRPRGLFALKGRAVEA from the coding sequence GTGCCTGCTCTTTTTCTGGCGATCATTCGCCGTCTGCTTGTTTTGCTCGCCCTGATCGCCGTTTCCGTTCCCGCCTTCGCAGCCAGTTTCGAAGAGTCCGTCGCGAAGTTCGCGAACGATGATTTCTCGGACACGGACGAGGCCGTCGGCGAGATCGCCGTGTCGGGCAACCCGCTGGCTTTCCCGATCATCAGCGCGCTCCAGGACGAGCGGCTGATGTTCGATGCCGACACCAAGAAGGTCTTCATCAAGCAGGCCGACGGCAGGATCATCGATGCTGCCACCGGCGCCGCCGTCGACAAACTGCCCGACAATGCCGCCGCCGTCAGCCTCAACAACCGGCTGCGCCGCAGCGTCGATGCCGCGCTCGGTGGTTTGACGCTGCTGTCGCCGGATACCAACACGCGCCTGACCGCCGCAAGATCGGTGTTCAAGTCGCATGACGAGGCGACGTTGCCGACGGTGGAGTCGGCGCTCGCCAAGGAAACCAATCGCGCCGTGAAGCAGGCGCTGACCGAGGCGCGTGCCGCCATCCTCCTGTTCAAGTCTGACGCCAGCGAGGTCGACAAGCTCGAAGCCGTCGCCACCGTGAGGGCGCGCGGCGACCAGGAAGCCCTGGCGCTGCTGACGGAGATCGGCGGCGCGGACCAGCCGGCAACCGTCGCCAAGGCCGCGGCGAGCGCGATCTCGTCGATCCAGAGCTCGCTCGCAATCTGGTCCGGCGTGCAGAACGCCTGGTACGGCCTGTCGCTCGGCTCGGTGCTGCTGCTGGCGGCCATCGGCCTTGCCATCACCTTCGGCGTCATGGGTGTCATCAACATGGCCCATGGTGAGATGGTGATGCTCGGCGCCTACACCACCTTCGTCGTCCAGGAGGTCATCCGCACGCGCTACCCGGCGCTGTTCGACTATTCGCTGCTGATTGCCGTCCCGCTCGCCTTCCTGGTGGCCGGCGCGATCGGCGTGCTGATCGAGCGTACCATCATTCGCTTCCTCTACGGGCGTCCGCTGGAGACGCTGCTCGCCACCTGGGGCCTGTCGCTGATCCTGCAGCAGGCGGTGCGCACGGCGTTCGGTCCGACCAACCGCGAGGTCGGCAATCCCTCCTGGATGAGCGGTGCGTTCGAACTCGGCCAGATCACCATCACCTACAACCGGCTCTGGATCCTCTGCTTCACGATGGCCGTGTTCGCCATCCTGCTGGCGATGCTGCGTTACACCGCGCTCGGCCTGGAGATGCGTGCAGTGACGCAGAACCGGCGCATGGCGGCGTCGATGGGCATCGCGACCTCGCGGGTCGATGCGCTCACCTTCGGGCTCGGCTCCGGTATTGCCGGCATCGCCGGGGTGGCGCTGTCGCAGATCGACAATGTCAGTCCGAATCTCGGCCAGAGCTACATCATCGACTCCTTCATGGTCGTGGTGTTCGGCGGCGTCGGCAATCTCTGGGGCACCTTGGTCGGCGCCTTCACGCTCGGCATTGCCAACAAGTTCCTGGAGCCGGTCGCCGGCGCCGTGCTCGGCAAGATCGCGATCCTGGTGCTGATCATCCTGTTCATTCAAAAGCGCCCGCGCGGGCTGTTCGCGCTCAAGGGCCGGGCGGTGGAAGCATGA